One window of the Colletotrichum destructivum chromosome 6, complete sequence genome contains the following:
- a CDS encoding Putative stress response protein NST1 — protein MPANHRQPAPQTPASPNTKPTARYTNKDGSKIITVPKGPPSTDPSLPSTPTSSAKAPSLQTTVAANGPDDSAPAVNRKKQKRRAKAAAKAAAEQAVVGQTPNGRPSPTPGASAPQPRSARHDDDHDTSDDDADADDRHSVDDDDDDDDDDDHRHRHPGANGVASAKSKKSKKKKKKNAKNPQLANPQFDNVPQQQHQHQHHNHHHHSHPHSPLTAPRGPGISKDKIWNTSSQEERERIKEFWLGLGEDERKSLVKVEKDAVLKKMKEQQKHTCSCTVCGRKRTAIEEELEGLYDAYYEELETFANNGEGPHILPPHREFPLRPSRLPATYSGQPPSRGRIVEHVGDDDDDEGDEDPEEEYSDEEDELEDEEEEEEEEEEEEDDDEYSEEDEPPEDAHPHDRDVADFLTFGNSLQVKGGILTVADDLLKNDGKRFIEMMEQLAERRMAREEDAKEHFSRGYGHPANGSYSNHGHPPPEDDYDDEDEEEDDDYDDSQEEEYEDEEVSSSQYTHDHKHSSTEHYCCHHQDTMTEEQRMEEGRRMFQIFAARMFEQRVLTAYRDMVAKQRQQQLIEELEEENRQDAQRKAKRAKENQKRKDKAALKKQQQAEEKARREAEKAAEEAARLEEQRRKAEEQRLRAEEKRRKKEEQKRLEEEERLRKEAERQRRLQEQQEKRAEQERKTREAREKAQKLKDEVRLRDKEARELKEKETRERKEKQDQARREKEAKAKADREAKARAAADKENSVIERSKQEDNKPATAPKAAAAAAAPIPIPASGRRLSQHPVPIPTHPSNPASYASPKIPVATPALPKAPTPIRPKHAPQPLENSLPGSQASQSESSASQNPSPHPATPGHTSPAPIGSRKTSVATSSSLPHPHSVSPSSIKGPMQTGPFGMPMSMPPPGFGVPPPGLANRMHDPIFGPPGIPGFGRPPPGMMPGPPGLNGPAGRGFMPHPPPGFGQPMGGDPMHNMAPGPATHSRQPSGGYDPASPPTPAQPIGRPAPIGRPGSVVHGQRNEQPDDFANQHLGSSALLDDAEDPIAAAMNAARHRNQLPRPAFPTIPFAGGMDNGFHNMHNNVWGPSPMGFVPPPGLGNPTWGSPMIPPMPSLGQMRTGGNPRSVAVRLMLCRACKELQARSPDSAESFVDLAAIKAEVDQLSRMEIISEDDLLDLAETEGNAHNGGGTFDIRRDANGPGKHSVRWVPEFNDMSQPHHRAVGAPGEIGSPIIGSGATAFLARGQ, from the exons ATGCCGGCCAACCACCGCCAGCCGGCACCCCAGACGCCTGCGTCTCCAAACACCAAGCCCACGGCTCGCTACACGAACAAAGATGGCTCCAAAATCATCACCGTCCCAAAGGGTCCCCCCTCCACCGATCCCTCGCTGCCATCCACTCCGACTTCGTCGGCCAAGGCCCCGAGCTTGCAgaccaccgtcgccgccaacggcccCGACGACTCGGCCCCTGCCGTCAACCGCAAGAAGCAGAAACGTCGCGCAAAGGCCGCCGCgaaggctgccgccgagcaagccgtcgtcggccaaaCACCCAACGGACGCCCAAGTCCTACGCCTGGCGCATCCGCCCCTCAGCCTCGCTCTGCCCGAcatgacgacgaccacgataccagcgacgacgacgccgacgccgatgaccGCCACtcggtcgacgacgacgacgatgatgacgacgacgacgaccatcgccatcgccatcccGGCGCCAACGGTGTTGCCTCGGCCAAGTCCAAAAAGtccaaaaagaagaagaagaagaacgcAAAGAACCCGCAACTCGCCAACCCCCAGTTCGACAACGTGCcgcagcaacaacaccaacaccaacaccataaccaccaccaccactcccACCCCCACTCGCCATTGACGGCGCCCCGCGGGCCTGGCATCTCCAAGGATAAAATCTGGAACACCAGCTCGcaggaggagagggaacgCATCAAGGAGTTCtggctcggcctcggcgaggacgagcgcAAGTCActggtcaaggtcgagaaggacgctgtcctgaagaagatgaaggagcagcagaagcacaCGTGCAGCTGCACCGTCTGCGGCCGGAAGCGcaccgccatcgaggaggagctcgagggaCTCTACGACGCCTACtacgaggagctcgagaccTTTGCGAACAACGGAGAGGGACCCCACATCCTGCCGCCTCATCGCGAATTCCCCCTGCGCCCCTCACGCCTCCCCGCTACCTACTCGGGCCAGCCGCCGTCACGTGGCCGCATAGTCGAacatgtcggcgacgacgacgatgacgaaggcgacgaggaccccGAAGAAGAGTacagcgacgaggaagacgagctcgaggacgaggaggaggaggaggaggaggaagaagaggaagaagacgacgacgagtacaGCGAAGAGGACGAACCGCCAGAGGACGCCCACCCTCACGACCGGGACGTGGCCGACTTCTTGACGTTTGGGAACAGCCTGCAAGTCAAGG GCGGCATACTCACCGTTGCGGATGACCTCCTCAAGAACGACGGCAAGCGTTTCATCGAGATGAtggagcagctcgccgagcgcCGCATGGCCCGCGAAGAGGACGCCAAGGAGCACTTCTCGCGCGGCTACGGTCATCCCGCCAACGGCTCCTACTCGAATCAtggccatcctcctcccGAAGACGACtatgacgacgaggacgaggaggaggatgatgactATGACGACAGCCAAGAAGAGGAATACGAGGATGAAGAAGTGAGCTCCTCTCAATACACACATGACCATAAACACTCGAGTACTGAGCATTACTGTTGTCATCATCAGGACACGATGACCGAGGAACAGCGCATGGAGGAGGGTCGTCGCATGTTTCAGATCTTCGCGGCTCGCATGTTTGAGCAACGCGTCCTCACGGCCTATCGGGACATGGTCGCCAagcaacgacagcagcagctcatcgaagagctcgaggaggagaaccGCCAGGACGCCCAACGAAAGGCCAAGAGGGCCAAAGAGAACCAGAAGCGCAAGGACAAGGCCGCCctcaagaagcagcagcaggccgaggagaaggccaggagggaggccgagaaggctgccgaggaagccgcccgcctcgaggAGCAACGACGGAAGGCCGAAGAGCAGCGCCTCCGGGCCGAGGAGAAACGccgcaagaaggaagagCAGAAGCGtctcgaagaggaggagcgcctccgcaaggaggccgagcgaCAAAGGCGCCtccaggagcagcaggagaaGCGTGCGGAACAGGAACGCAAGACGCGAGAAGCAAGGGAAAAGGCGCAGAAACTCAAGGACGAGGTTCGGCTACGTGACAAGGAGGCTCGGGAGCTcaaggagaaagagacgCGGGAGCGGAAAGAGAAGCAGGACCAGGCCAGACGCGAaaaggaggccaaggccaaggccgatCGAGAAGCCAAGGCCAGAGCTGCCGCCGATAAGGAGAACAGCGTCATCGAACGGTCGAAGCAGGAGGACAACAAGCCGGCAACAGCACcaaaggccgccgccgccgccgctgctccTATTCCTATACCCGCCTCGGGTCGACGGTTGTCGCAACACCCGGTGCCGATCCCGACACATCCCTCCAACCCCGCATCCTACGCATCCCCAAAGATACCCGTTGCGACGCCGGCTCTGCCCAAGGCTCCGACACCGATCCGTCCCAAGCATGCGCCCCAGCCTCTGGAAAACAGCCTGCCGGGATCCCAGGCCTCGCAGTCCGAGTCGAGCGCCAGCCAGAACCCGTCACCTCACCCCGCCACGCCCGGCCACACGAGCCCGGCGCCGATCGGGTCTAGGAAGACGAGCgtggcgacgtcgagctcgctGCCGCATCCCCACTCGGTGTCGCCGTCAAGCATCAAGGGACCGATGCAGACTGGCCCCTTTGGCATGCCTATgagcatgccgccgcccgggTTCGGGGTGCCTCCTCCGGGACTCGCGAACCGCATGCATGATCCCATCTTTGGTCCGCCCGGCATCCCCGGGTTCGGTAGACCACCGCCCGGCATGATGCCCGGTCCGCCCGGGCTCAACGGGCCCGCTGGACGCGGTTTCATGCCGCACCCACCCCCCGGTTTCGGACAGCCCATGGGCGGCGATCCAATGCACAACATGGCACCGGGGCCGGCGACACACTCGAGGCAGCCCTCTGGCGGCTATGACCCGGCTTCACCACCAACCCCTGCGCAACCCATCGGAAGACCGGCACCTATCGGACGACCCGGCAGCGTGGTGCACGGGCAGCGTAACGAGCAACCTGACGACTTTGCCAACCAGCATCTCGGTAGCAGCGCACTGCtagacgacgccgaggatcCGATCGCCGCGGCCATGAACGCGGCCAGGCACCGCAACCAGCTGCCGCGACCGGCGTTCCCGACGATCCCGTTCGCGGGGGGCATGGACAACGGATTCCACAACATGCACAACAACGTATGGGGCCCGTCGCCGATGGGCTTTGTCCCGCCTCCCGGCCTGGGCAACCCCACCTGGGGCAGCCCCATGATaccgccgatgccgtcgcTGGGCCAGATGCGAACGGGGGGCAATCCTCGCTCGGTGGCAGTTCGCCTGATGCTGTGCCGCGCCTGCAAGGAGCTGCAGGCTCGCAGCCCGGACAGCGCGGAATCGTTTGTCGACCTCGCAGCGatcaaggccgaggtggaCCAGCTCAGCCGGATGGAGATTATCTCGGAAGACGACCTACTGGACCTCGCCGAAACGGAGGGCAACGCgcacaacggcggcggcaccttTGACATCCGGCGCGACGCCAACGGCCCCGGCAAGCACTCGGTGCGGTGGGTGCCCGAGTTCAACGACATGTCGCAGCCTCACCACCGAGCGGTGGGCGCGCCGGGCGAGATCGGGAGCCCCATCATCGGCAGCGGTGCCACTGCGTTCTTGGCTAGGGGGCAGTAG
- a CDS encoding Putative Zinc finger C2H2-type, producing the protein MFPPPCPSAMSADDIRTLRDLAGRYGSGSLENTLRSLGGSSINTNANTNTDTTITTTTGNSNNGTSNSNNNYTTLRPPPQHHQQHQNNSAPARNSTLSTSTFGSAHSAPPSLTSSGPWSGSDASLCGSSSDAASLAGSYYGTQQQQQQQQNAAAAWNDPNDVPFLLSPSVTPSLSGSEWQDLHVNEYLLSSPCGEKKAVVAAAVAAVTSPSRRKPIECPLCAVHDVRVGFGRKSDFKKHLQNFHNTDCLWACPRRGCRMVFDFERAYVVHLKTDHHSGSRDSSFQAATAPDRVRVELCPQVVFACGFVGCKTVIEAPDDGAAPAAADAFFDHLAGHFDRRSTPTSSSSSSSSSPVCGWTYYHQIRNLLRQRALKDEWKHALWDKAARNQLRWQPRSSADLKKLLECRHLADVPRVLHAAWTLGQTSFSSPKHPGPAFPGEATRPLRNRCPLSISGHDDGGGGDSHRRTFGQHLQQLPNAGAAAVFHTTLATVSHPPPRCVPEEPDSLVYAHPGTPLVLPEHNAWSTDVVLGPREDYDDEDNNYNIHKNNNDNNDGGDGGHVPIMYAAAPNPVSPWIVGAGPGARPSPLCDPTTPDDEAFGTLLRVPQPPPTKRPRSWGMRSLENLRLKRRDRPSPPVDEKALTMPAWI; encoded by the coding sequence ATGTTCCCGCCTCCATGCCCATCGGCCATGTCCGCCGACGACATCCGGACCCTTCgtgacctcgccggccggtACGGGTCCGGCAGCCTGGAGAACACCCTCCGAAGcctgggcggcagcagcatcaacaccaacgccaacaccaacaccgacaccaccatcaccaccaccaccggcaaCAGCAATAACGgcaccagcaacagcaacaacaactacACTACCCTCCGGCCACCGCCACagcaccaccaacaacaccagaACAACTCGGCACCCGCCCGCAACTCAACCCTGTCGACGTCCACCTTCGGCAGCGCACACAGCGCACCGCCGTCCCTGACGAGCTCCGGGCCCTGGAGCGGTTCCGACGCCTCCCTCTgcggctcctcctccgacgCCGCGTCCCTGGCCGGTAGCTATTACGGcacacagcagcagcagcagcagcaacaaaacgccgccgccgcctggaaCGACCCCAACGACGtgcccttcctcctctccccctccgtgaccccctccctctccggCTCCGAGTGGCAGGACCTCCACGTCAACGAGTACCTCCTCTCCTCGCCCTgcggcgagaagaaggccgtcgtcgccgccgccgtggcggcggtgacctccccctcccgccgcaAGCCCATCGAGTGCCCCCTCTGCGCCGTCCACGACGTCcgcgtcggcttcggccgcaAGAGCGACTTCAAGAAGCACCTCCAGAACTTCCACAACACCGACTGCCTCTGGGCCTGCCCGCGCCGCGGCTGCCGCATGGTCTTTGACTTTGAGAGGGCTTACGTCGTCCACCTTAAGACGGACCACCACAGCGGCAGCCGCGACTCCTCCTTCCAAGCCGCCACCGCCCCGGACCGCGTCCGCGTCGAGCTCTGCCCGCAGGTCGTCTTCGCCTGCGGCTTCGTCGGTTGCAAGACCGTCATCGAGgcccccgacgacggcgccgcccccgccgccgccgacgcttTCTTCGACCACCTCGCCGGCCACTTTGATCGGCGCTCTACcccgacctcctcctcctcctcctcctcctcctcgcccgtgtGCGGCTGGACGTACTACCACCAGATCCGCAACCTCCTGCGCCAACGCGCCCTCAAGGACGAATGGAAGCACGCCCTCTGGGACAAGGCCGCGCGGAACCAGCTGCGCTGGCAGCCACGGTCCTCGGCCGACCTTAAGAAGCTCCTCGAGTGCCGCCacctcgccgacgtgccCCGCGTCCTCCACGCCGCCTGGACCCTCGGCCagacctccttctcctcccccaaACACCCAGGCCCGGCCTTCCCCGGCGAGGCCACCCGCCCGCTCCGGAACCGGTGCCCGCTGTCCATCTccggccacgacgacggcggcggcggcgactcgCACCGCAGGACGTTCGGCCAGcacctgcagcagctccccaacgccggcgccgccgccgtgttcCACACGACGCTCGCCACCGTCTcgcacccgccgccgcgctgcgTCCCCGAGGAGCCGGACTCCCTCGTCTACGCGCACCCCGGGACgcccctcgtcctcccggAGCACAACGCCTGGTccaccgacgtcgtcctcgggcccCGCGAGgactacgacgacgaagatAACAACTATAACATCcacaagaacaacaacgacaacaacgacggcggcgacggcggccacgtGCCCATTATGTACGCGGCGGCCCCGAACCCCGTCAGCCCGTGGATCGTGGGTGCCGGTCCCGGCGCCCGTCCGTCGCCGCTGTGCGACCCGACAAcgccggacgacgaggccttTGGCACGCTCCTCCGCgtgccgcagccgccgccgacgaagcgCCCTCGCTCGTGGGGTATGAGGAGCCTCGAGAACCTGCGCCTCAAGCGCCGCGaccggccgtcgccgccggtggaCGAGAAGGCGCTCACCATGCCCGCGTGGATCTAG
- a CDS encoding Putative Zinc finger C2H2-type: MSANAWPGADGSSQRPSQLSQKDIVLDRQMIKHLLGRYGPDELSRLIQETTGPQSDGASIVSSAQSSILSDDPSSVWDTQSVRTFSSDASSITGSIISNVSRGTSKILGRRSQSSSSSSAAAAAQAQAQAQVHAAQQAAHQAHQEESWNDVPTSSNTAPDAASSTTSSSKQKGAFMCGFCKEEDITKTCTRKNDLKRHIEDFHNVNAQWFCRHRGCQMVFDWQGAYKTHLKQAHGGSRMSLDEAKVNLCPQVVFACGFDNCLQVFEAQGDTDASSTFKEYVSHVVKHFDEGSNSGEWTYSARIRNLLRQNQVQATWNESMWNEVSRNSLQWSPQTSGILRKRLECRHIGDVKLLVQYALMLGSDPGTAVKFREDFVTPVADTCTLHMPGHRSRQPSVAAPEPADPFSFKISRGANPALAAYMASQRRVYVPRQQRVARPPQLHHPHQQQVQVPASNSMASHSRLSHSSHSSHHGHQQQGHHGSQNHSTLGHFFQTPLDSSSMYDPNGNAQAFGSSSGAMHHGGIIADDMQSLRGMTAGTPESSDVEMQDPGMMADFSSQYASHAASLASPAISAHTDGFFPPGQAY; the protein is encoded by the exons ATGTCCGCAAATGCTTGGCCCGGGGCCGATGGCTCCTCCCAGCGGCCCAGCCAACTGTCGCAGAAGGATATCGTTCTCGACCGACAGATGATCAAGCACCTCCTTGGCAGATACGGACCAGACGAACTGAGCCGCCTCATCCAGGAGACGACGGGGCCTC AGTCGGACGGCGCATCCATCGTGTCTTCTGCACAGTCGTCCATCCTATCGGACGACCCCTCGAGCGTCTGGGACACCCAGAGCGTCAGGACCTTTTCTTCCGACGCGTCCTCCATCACTGGCAGCATCATCTCCAACGTTTCCCGGGGTACATCCAAGATTCTAGGTCGACGCAGtcagagcagcagcagcagcagtgccgccgcagcagcccaggcacaggcacaggcgCAAGTACACGCGGCACAACAAGCTGCCCACCAGGCCCACCAGGAGGAGTCGTGGAATGACGTGCCTACGTCGTCCAACACGGCACCCGACGCCgcgtcgagcacgacgagCTCATCGAAGCAGAAGGGGGCCTTTATGTGCGGCTTTtgcaaggaggaggacatcACCAAGACGTGCACGCGCAAGAACGACCTGAAGCGCCACATCGAGGACTTCCACAACGTCAACGCCCAATGGTTCTGTCGGCACCGCGGCTGTCAGATGGTCTTTGACTGGCAGGGCGCATACAAGACGCATTTGAAGCAGGCTCACGGCGGTTCCAGGATGTCCTTGGATGAGGCCAAGGTCAACCTGTGCCCTCAGGTCGTCTTCGCGTGCGGCTTCGATAACTGCCTGCAAGTCTTCGAGGCGCAGGGCGACACGGACGCCAGCTCCACGTTCAAGGAGTACGTGAGCCACGTCGTGAAGCACTTCGACGAAGGATCAAACAGCGGCGAGTGGACGTACTCGGCCAGGATACGCAACCTGCTTCGGCAGAACCAGGTGCAGGCTACCTGGAACGAGTCCATGTGGAACGAGGTCTCGCGCAACAGCCTGCAATGGAGCCCCCAGACGTCTGGCATCTTGAGGAAACGACTCGAGTGCCGCCACATTGGCGACGTCAAGCTGCTCGTGCAGTACGCCCTCATGCTCGGCTCCGACCCGGGCACTGCCGTCAAGTTCCGCGAGGACTTTGTCACACCGGTCGCCGACACGTGCACCCTGCACATGCCGGGCCATAGGTCACGACAGCCGAGCGTCGCAGCGCCCGAACCGGCCGATCCGTTCTCGTTCAAGATATCGCGCGGCGCGAaccccgccctcgccgcctacATGGCCTCTCAGCGGAGAGTCTACGTGCCCAGACAGCAGCGGGTTGCGAGACCGCCGCAGCTTCACCACccgcaccagcagcaggtgcaggtgccGGCATCGAACTCGATGGCCAGCCACTCCCGGCTGTCGCACTCGTCCCACTCGAGCCATCACggccaccagcagcagggccACCACGGCAGCCAGAACCACAGCACGCTCGGGCACTTCTTCCAGACGCCGCTGGACTCCTCGTCGATGTACGACCCGAATGGCAACGCCCAGGCCTTCGGGTCCAGCAGCGGCGCCATGCAccacggcggcatcatcgcaGACGACATGCAGAGTCTGAGGGGCATGACAGCAGGCACGCCCGAGTCTTCGGACGTGGAGATGCAGGACCCGGGCATGATGGCAGACTTTTCTTCGCAGTACGCGTCGCACGCGGCCAGTCTCGCAAGCccggccatctcggcccACACGGACGGCTTCTTCCCACCAGGGCAGGCTTACTAG
- a CDS encoding Putative ribosomal protein uS5 domain 2-type superfamily, giving the protein MAGPVPTTSSLADIYTEDALPVQTKRWSSLLSQFEAEYGHPAAVVARSPGRVNIIGEHIDYSLYSVLPMAITADAILAFSVTDTPADSDTFTLRVANAQSDKYPARTFEVPIAGDVPIDAKVHEWSNYFKSGLRGALGLLRRKHGAAFRPKGMEILMDGNVPVGGGLSSSAAFVSASALAVMLANGEQTVDKTELTELAIVSERAVGVNSGGMDQSASVFSQRGSALFVSFVPSLTARPVFFPTTNPELSFLIAQSFVTSNKQVTGPIHYNLRVVECSMAGAYLNAALNPRGTELPKDASPLGISLHGFHDAYFAHNKQPQHDGASREEAAEAQLRELIAVTKDTLTNPEGYTREEIADVLGVSPAELEQIFMSKLSVRADRFKLRQRALHVFEEALRVLQFMKVLEQEAPAPASDGGAAADTTAYNQRLGAVLNATQDSCRDLYECSAPEIDELCRIARDNGSYGSRLTGAGWGGCTVHMVPADKVAAVTEAWEREYYSKRELTAEQREGAVVVSRPGSGSAAYLLKDGGL; this is encoded by the exons atggccgGCCCCGTTCCCACCACGTCCTCGCTCGCCGACATCTACACCGAAGATGCCCTCCCCGTCCAGACGAAGCGCTGGTCCTCGCTGCTGTCGCAGTTCGAGGCCGAGTACGGccaccccgccgccgtcgtcgcccgctCCCCGGGCCGCGTGAACATCATCGGCGAGCACATTGACTACTCGCTCTACTCGGTCCTGCCCATGGCCatcaccgccgacgccatcctcgccttctccgtcaCCGACACCCCGGCCGACTCCGACACCTTCACCCTGCGAGTCGCCAACGCCCAGTCCGACAAGTACCCGGCGCGCACCTTCGAGGTGcccatcgccggcgacgtgcCCATCGACGCCAAGGTCCACGAGTGGTCCAACTACTTCAAGAGCGGCCTgcgcggcgccctcggcctgctgcgccgcaagcacggcgccgccttccGGCCCAAGGGCATGGAGATCCTCATGGACGGCAACgtccccgtcggcggcggcctcagctccagcgccgccttcgTGAGCGCCTCCGCCCTGGCCGTCATGCTGGCCAACGGCGAGCAGACGGTCGACAAGACCGAGCTGACGGAGCTGGCCATTGTCAGCGAGCGCGCCGTCGGTGTCAACTCTGGAGG CATGGACCAGTccgcctccgtcttctcccaGCGCGGCTCGgccctcttcgtctccttcGTCCCCTCCCTGACCGCCCGCCCCGTCTTCTTCCCGACCACGAACCCGGAGCTCTCGTTCCTCATCGCCCAGTCCTTCGTCACCTCCAACAAGCAGGTCACCGGCCCCATCCACTACAAcctccgcgtcgtcgagtGCAGCATGGCCGGCGCCTacctcaacgccgccctcAACCCGCGCGGCACCGAGCTGCCCAAGGACGCCTCGCCGCTCGGCATCTCCCTGCACGGCTTCCACGACGCCTACTTCGCCCACAACAAGCAGCCCCAGCACGACGGCGCCTcccgcgaggaggccgccgaggcccagctccgcgagctcatcgccgtcaccaaGGACACTCTCACCAACCCCGAGGGCTACACCCGCGAGGAGatcgccgacgtcctcggcgtctcgcccgccgagctcgagcagATCTTCATGTCCAAGCTCTCGGTGCGCGCCGACCGCTTCAAGCTGCGCCAGCGCGCCCTGCACGTCTTCGAGGAGGCCCTGCGCGTGCTGCAGTTCATGAAGGtcctcgagcaggaggccccggccccggcctcggacggcggcgccgccgccgacacgaCCGCCTACAAccagcgcctcggcgccgtgctcaACGCCACCCAGGACTCGTGCCGCGACCTGTACGAGTGCAGCGCCCCCGAGATCGACGAGCTGTGCCGCATCGCGCGCGACAACGGCTCCTACGGCAGCCGgctcaccggcgccggctggGGCGGCTGCACCGTCCACATGGTGCCCGCCGacaaggtcgccgccgtcacggagGCCTGGGAGAGGGAGTACTACTCCAAGCGCGAGCTCACCGCGGAGCAGAgggagggcgccgtcgtcgtgagCCGGCCGGGCAGCGGCAGTGCGGCGTATCTGCTCAAGGACGGCGGTTTGTAA
- a CDS encoding Putative mannitol dehydrogenase, 6-phosphogluconate dehydrogenase-like domain superfamily, producing MPHSTESLKLSSNNLSVIASQDGDRIVRTPTYSRGDAVKEGIVHVGVGGFHRAHLAVYVDQLMQKHGQRDWAICGVGLRPNDAAMRDVLAAQDHLYTVIERSAKGSAASVVGSINSFLYAPDDREAVIAKMAHPDTHIVSLTITESGYYYNENTHELQADHPDIRHDLENPDAPVSTFGFLYAAMARRHARGLRPFTVMSCDNMQKNGSITRHMLESFARLRDPAVARWIADEGAFPNAMVDRITPSTSPKDIASLADAFGIEDAWPVVTEPFMQWVIEDKFADGRPPFEKVGVQVVEGVHEVEQFEKHKLRLLNASHSAMAYPGQLAGFKYVHEVMEHPVYREFVWQMMQQEVKPLLPDIAGVDIDQYCHTLMERFSNPTIMDGIPRVALGASGKIPQFIMPSIAEQIWATGPFRRLCFVAGAWFLYLRGVDDEGNAFEVDDPMREQLQALAAAGGNDPRQLLSVKVLFGDDLRADERFINEVANAMDLISKDGVMATLPKYVD from the coding sequence ATGCCTCACAGCACCGAGTCCCTCAAGctcagcagcaacaactTGTCCGTCATCGCCTCGCAGGATGGCGACCGCATCGTGAGGACGCCGACCTACAGCCgcggcgatgccgtcaaggagggcatcgtccacgtcggcgtcggcggcttccACCGCGCCCACCTCGCCGTCTACGTCGACCAGCTGATGCAGAAGCACGGCCAGCGCGACTGGGCCATctgcggcgtcggcctccgccccaacgacgccgccatgcgcgacgtcctcgccgcccaggacCACCTCTACACCGTCATCGAGCGCTCCGCCAAGGgcagcgccgcctccgtcgtcggcagcatCAACTCCTTCCTCTACGCCCCCGACGACCGCGAGGCCGTCATCGCCAAGATGGCCCACCCGGACACCCACATCGTCTCCCTGACCATCACCGAGAGCGGCTACTACTACAACGAGAACACCCACGAGCTGCAGGCCGACCACCCGGACATCCGCCACGACCTCGAGAACCCGGACGCCCCCGTCAGCACCTTTGGCTTCCTCTACGCCGCCATGGCGAGGCGCCACGCCCGCGGCCTCAGGCCCTTCACCGTCATGTCTTGCGACAACATGCAGAAGAACGGCTCCATCACCCGCCACATGCTCGAGTCCTtcgcccgcctccgcgacccggccgtcgccCGCTGgatcgccgacgagggcgcctTCCCCAACGCCATGGTCGACCGCATCACCCCGAGCACCTCGCCCAAGGACATCGCGTCGCTGGCCGACGCCTTCGGCATCGAGGACGCCTGGCCCGTCGTCACCGAGCCCTTCATGCAGTGGGTCATCGAGGACAAgttcgccgacggccgcccgCCCTTTGAGAAGGTCggcgtccaggtcgtcgagggcgtccaCGAGGTCGAGCAGTTCGAGAAGCACAAGCTGCGCCTGCTCAACGCCAGCCACTCCGCCATGGCCTACCccggccagctcgccggTTTCAAGTACGTCCACGAGGTCATGGAGCACCCCGTCTACCGCGAGTTCGTCTGGCAGATGATGCAGCAGGAGGTGAAGCCCCTGCTGCCCgacatcgccggcgtcgacattGACCAGTACTGCCACACCCTCATGGAGCGCTTCTCCAACCCGACCATCATGGACGGCATCCcccgcgtcgccctcggcgcctccgGCAAGATCCCGCAGTTCATCATGCCCTCCATCGCCGAGCAGATCTGGGCCACGGGACCCTTCCGCCGCCTGtgcttcgtcgccggcgcctggTTCCTCTAcctccgcggcgtcgacgacgagggcaacgccttcgaggtcgatgacCCCATGCGCGAGCAGCtgcaggccctcgccgcggccggcggcaacgaccCGCGTCAGCTGCTCAGCGTCAAGGTGCTCTTTGGCGACGACCTGCGCGCCGACGAGCGCTTCATCAACGAGGTTGCCAACGCCATGGACCTCATCTCCAAGGACGGCGTCATGGCCACCCTGCCCAAGTACGTCGACTAG